One segment of Anguilla anguilla isolate fAngAng1 chromosome 1, fAngAng1.pri, whole genome shotgun sequence DNA contains the following:
- the LOC118215379 gene encoding membrane-spanning 4-domains subfamily A member 4A-like isoform X4 translates to MVEFRLDIYCVVPGLILTVRSLLIKNFWAHLNEGTTCKMASSAASGFVVVTQVYPQQSGPTAPAFCTTSHVSSVLGKFLKGDPKALGTVQIMIGVLNILFGIVMAVHADSIGVYSGIVFWGALIYISSGALSVAANNKLNKCLVRGALGMNIISTITAGIAIILFSLDFVIMMRYYCSDNEESYSYYNCRRLQRTLETRSQGMTGVLLVFSILEFIISICVSAFACRAVCDCSTETTISPILGQTVMGSMQTEKPPQYDEVLP, encoded by the exons ATGGTTGAGTTCAGGTTGGATATTTACTGCGTAGTTCCTGGGCTGATTTTAACAGTAAGAAGCTTGCTCATTAAAAATTTCTGGGCTCATTTGAACG AGGGCACTACTTGTAAAATGGCCAGCTCAGCAGCTAGTGGATTTGTGGTCGTCACCCAGGTGTACCCTCAGCAAAGTGGTCCTACTGCACCAGCTTTCTGCACTACCTCACATGTTTCCTCTGTGTTGGGAAAGTTTCTGAAAGGAGATCCAAAGGCACTGGGG ACAGTGCAAATAATGATTGGAGTGCTGAACATATTATTTGGCATCGTAATGGCCGTCCATGCTGACAGCATTGGTGTTTACTCTGGGATTGTTTTCTGGGGAGCACTTATT TACATTTCCTCAGGAGCTCTGAGTGTTGCTGCGAACAACAAACTGAACAAATGCCTG gtgAGAGGAGCACTTGGGATGAACATCATCAGCACCATCACTGCTGGCATTGCAATAATCCTTTTCTCTCTGGACTTTGTTATTATGATGAGATATTACTGCTCTGACAATGAGGAGTCATATTCCTACTACAATTGTCGAAGGCTTCAACGTACGCTTGAG ACCAGGTCACAGGGGATGACAggagtgctgctggttttctccaTCCTGGAGTTCATCATCTCCATCTGTGTGTCAGCATTCGcctgcagagcagtgtgtgactgCTCCACAGAG ACGACAATTTCACCCATTTTGGGCCAAACTGTGATGGGCAGCATGCAAACAGAGAAGCCTCCTCAATATGATGAAGTCCTTCCTTGA
- the LOC118215379 gene encoding membrane-spanning 4-domains subfamily A member 4A-like isoform X1 has product MVEFRLDIYCVVPGLILTVRSLLIKNFWAHLNEGTTCKMASSAASGFVVVTQVYPQQSGPTAPAFCTTSHVSSVLGKFLKGDPKALGTVQIMIGVLNILFGIVMAVHADSIGVYSGIVFWGALIYISSGALSVAANNKLNKCLVRGALGMNIISTITAGIAIILFSLDFVIMMRYYCSDNEESYSYYNCRRLQRTLETRSQGMTGVLLVFSILEFIISICVSAFACRAVCDCSTEQVVYMAPTSNQIASENLLSTAPNTYQTTISPILGQTVMGSMQTEKPPQYDEVLP; this is encoded by the exons ATGGTTGAGTTCAGGTTGGATATTTACTGCGTAGTTCCTGGGCTGATTTTAACAGTAAGAAGCTTGCTCATTAAAAATTTCTGGGCTCATTTGAACG AGGGCACTACTTGTAAAATGGCCAGCTCAGCAGCTAGTGGATTTGTGGTCGTCACCCAGGTGTACCCTCAGCAAAGTGGTCCTACTGCACCAGCTTTCTGCACTACCTCACATGTTTCCTCTGTGTTGGGAAAGTTTCTGAAAGGAGATCCAAAGGCACTGGGG ACAGTGCAAATAATGATTGGAGTGCTGAACATATTATTTGGCATCGTAATGGCCGTCCATGCTGACAGCATTGGTGTTTACTCTGGGATTGTTTTCTGGGGAGCACTTATT TACATTTCCTCAGGAGCTCTGAGTGTTGCTGCGAACAACAAACTGAACAAATGCCTG gtgAGAGGAGCACTTGGGATGAACATCATCAGCACCATCACTGCTGGCATTGCAATAATCCTTTTCTCTCTGGACTTTGTTATTATGATGAGATATTACTGCTCTGACAATGAGGAGTCATATTCCTACTACAATTGTCGAAGGCTTCAACGTACGCTTGAG ACCAGGTCACAGGGGATGACAggagtgctgctggttttctccaTCCTGGAGTTCATCATCTCCATCTGTGTGTCAGCATTCGcctgcagagcagtgtgtgactgCTCCACAGAG caaGTGGTATATATGGCACCCACAAGCAATCAAATTGCATCAGAAAATCTTCTCAGCACAGCACCAAATACTTATCAG ACGACAATTTCACCCATTTTGGGCCAAACTGTGATGGGCAGCATGCAAACAGAGAAGCCTCCTCAATATGATGAAGTCCTTCCTTGA